From Granulicella sp. WH15, the proteins below share one genomic window:
- a CDS encoding AraC family transcriptional regulator, with protein sequence MDALINVPTVWDQLAETMYLKDLPTAEVKVSNLASCSFARLQSSCGLPGLARPVVGEHGYIVALQLKAIPFIEQFLGTKKVSSGPYPVGGVSAINLVDQPAVLLPNPFDTLLLHITQTALDEFAYAHGASRVEKLVWPHGAFDPVVHSLGQSLVCALDHPVLSSRLFLDYVLQALNCHFVCSYGKATQASLTFRGGLSPSQRRRATELLDAHLDGNIALQQVAEACDLSLGHFARAFTKTFRKPPHRWLTERRVDRAKSLMSDSLLSLADIAARCGFTDQSALSRSFKRLYGISPGTWRRSTSGRTKGL encoded by the coding sequence ATGGATGCCCTGATCAACGTCCCCACTGTCTGGGATCAGCTTGCTGAAACCATGTATTTAAAGGATCTGCCCACTGCTGAAGTCAAGGTGTCTAATCTTGCCTCATGTTCATTTGCCAGACTCCAAAGCAGCTGCGGACTACCGGGACTAGCGCGACCGGTCGTTGGAGAGCATGGCTACATCGTTGCGCTGCAACTCAAGGCAATCCCTTTCATCGAGCAATTCCTGGGTACGAAAAAAGTATCAAGCGGCCCATACCCTGTTGGTGGCGTCAGCGCAATCAACCTAGTGGATCAGCCAGCTGTCCTGCTCCCCAATCCCTTCGACACCTTGCTTCTGCATATCACGCAAACCGCGCTGGATGAATTTGCTTATGCTCACGGCGCGTCCAGGGTAGAAAAGTTGGTTTGGCCTCACGGAGCCTTTGATCCTGTTGTTCACTCTCTCGGACAATCTCTCGTCTGCGCCCTAGACCATCCCGTCCTTAGCTCAAGGCTATTTCTGGACTATGTCTTGCAGGCGTTGAACTGCCACTTCGTCTGCTCCTATGGCAAAGCTACGCAAGCGTCTCTAACTTTTCGCGGGGGGCTCTCTCCCTCGCAGAGGCGACGGGCAACAGAGTTGCTGGATGCGCATCTCGATGGAAACATTGCTCTTCAACAAGTTGCGGAAGCCTGCGATCTGTCTTTAGGCCACTTCGCACGTGCCTTCACAAAGACCTTTCGCAAACCGCCTCATAGGTGGTTGACCGAGAGGCGCGTAGACAGGGCCAAGAGTCTTATGAGCGATTCTCTCCTGTCCCTGGCCGACATCGCCGCCCGGTGTGGATTTACGGACCAATCAGCCCTCTCCCGCTCCTTCAAACGACTTTACGGGATCAGTCCGGGAACATGGCGGCGCAGCACCTCCGGCAGGACTAAAGGACTCTGA
- a CDS encoding Rrf2 family transcriptional regulator, with translation MIDIQFPTALQIMLSLALAQQEAVPQLSSSQLAQSLGANPSFVRKLLVPLVQDKLVDSIMGKTGGVRLARTPDKITLRDIYRSVVKDKKIWAPRTGIPHRCLVSSNVQSYFEELIDDAEEAVQSTLGRRTLLQALTELQRRAAVTEVSGRAKQERLSRR, from the coding sequence ATGATCGACATTCAGTTTCCCACTGCGCTCCAGATCATGCTGAGTCTGGCGCTGGCTCAACAAGAGGCGGTTCCTCAACTGAGTTCTTCTCAGCTTGCTCAGAGTCTCGGTGCAAATCCAAGCTTTGTGCGCAAGCTTCTTGTGCCACTTGTTCAAGACAAACTTGTAGATTCGATTATGGGCAAGACTGGGGGCGTGCGTCTGGCTCGGACTCCGGACAAGATCACGTTGCGTGACATCTATCGCTCCGTAGTCAAAGACAAGAAAATCTGGGCGCCACGGACGGGAATCCCGCACCGGTGCCTAGTCAGTTCGAATGTCCAGAGCTACTTCGAAGAACTCATCGACGACGCAGAGGAAGCTGTCCAATCGACGCTGGGAAGACGCACACTCCTTCAGGCGCTAACGGAGCTCCAGCGCCGCGCGGCCGTGACCGAGGTCTCTGGCAGGGCGAAGCAAGAGCGCCTATCAAGGCGATAG
- a CDS encoding PAS domain S-box protein has protein sequence MAHLKACIFTILVCASAVLVGYYLDEPGSSLLIAAMVTSLFLGRKESLFAIGLLLIPFDYLFLQPRFSFAMTSHSVERLAVFVGAMLFATELIHAKKQSDRSRLQGEMEFRALAETCPDCILIVSDQQLIRFLNPAAVKMFGYSQEELLGIPISRLLPELAFSLSQTEEFLALHKNGSRFHVESSWGQFADKTTIFLRDVTDRKSMQAQLEASEASLRLTLDTIPGLVYSRPPDGELDYANRHLMDFFGFTLEDVKRGVWRDGLHPDETEFVLSKMKEGAALGKPYTFDCRHRLEDGTYGWIHSAVEPLIGPDGQVVRWYGLITDIGAWKKAEESLRQTQTRLAIASRIAVASELAASIVHEISQPLAAMVANGQSSLRWLGTNPPNHDNAKAAAERIVRDGKDATEIIQGLRNLFKRAEPQKSAVALRKIVGEVLALLQPRTQKEGVRTKLQIAPDLPPMLGDPIQLQQVLLNLVSNAIDAMHSVVGRSKNLMIRARRIDDNSILTEIEDSGTGVLDHEKIFETFFTTKENGMGMGLSVCRTIVTAHGGRLWASPAFTSGTVFSFTIPIETETPEEVITPT, from the coding sequence TTGGCGCATCTTAAGGCTTGCATATTTACGATACTTGTTTGCGCGTCTGCCGTGCTTGTCGGTTATTACCTGGATGAGCCAGGGTCAAGCCTTCTCATCGCAGCGATGGTTACGAGCCTCTTTCTCGGTAGAAAGGAGAGCCTCTTCGCCATTGGTTTATTGCTTATTCCTTTCGACTACCTTTTTCTGCAACCTAGATTCAGCTTCGCTATGACCTCCCATTCAGTTGAGAGACTTGCGGTATTCGTAGGAGCGATGCTCTTCGCAACCGAATTGATACACGCGAAGAAACAGTCCGATCGTTCCAGGCTGCAGGGGGAGATGGAGTTTCGCGCGCTTGCAGAAACATGCCCGGACTGCATCCTCATCGTAAGCGACCAGCAGCTAATTCGATTCTTGAATCCTGCCGCAGTGAAGATGTTCGGCTATTCCCAAGAGGAGTTACTTGGCATCCCCATATCGCGCCTGCTTCCTGAATTAGCTTTCAGCCTATCGCAGACCGAAGAATTTCTGGCTCTCCATAAGAATGGCAGCCGATTCCATGTAGAGTCCAGTTGGGGACAGTTTGCAGACAAGACGACAATCTTTCTGCGGGATGTAACAGACCGCAAGAGTATGCAAGCGCAACTTGAGGCAAGTGAGGCGAGCCTGCGCCTCACGCTCGATACGATTCCCGGCCTGGTGTACAGTCGGCCTCCAGATGGCGAGCTTGACTATGCAAATCGTCATCTGATGGATTTTTTCGGGTTCACCCTAGAGGACGTTAAACGTGGTGTCTGGAGGGACGGGCTACACCCAGACGAAACGGAGTTCGTGCTCTCGAAGATGAAAGAGGGCGCTGCTCTTGGGAAGCCTTACACATTCGACTGCAGGCATCGCTTGGAAGATGGCACCTACGGATGGATACACTCTGCGGTGGAGCCTCTCATAGGCCCGGATGGGCAGGTCGTTCGTTGGTATGGCCTGATAACTGACATAGGCGCCTGGAAAAAAGCAGAAGAGTCATTGCGCCAGACGCAGACGAGACTTGCGATAGCCTCTCGGATCGCAGTCGCGTCAGAACTGGCTGCTTCTATTGTTCACGAAATTAGCCAGCCGCTTGCTGCTATGGTGGCGAATGGTCAATCCAGCCTTCGTTGGTTGGGAACCAACCCACCCAATCATGACAACGCTAAAGCAGCTGCCGAACGGATCGTTCGCGATGGGAAGGATGCAACTGAAATTATTCAGGGTCTCCGCAATCTCTTCAAACGCGCGGAACCGCAGAAATCAGCGGTTGCACTTCGAAAGATCGTAGGCGAAGTTTTGGCTCTGCTTCAGCCCAGAACTCAAAAGGAAGGCGTCCGGACTAAGTTGCAAATTGCACCCGACCTTCCGCCGATGTTAGGCGATCCCATTCAACTGCAACAGGTCCTGCTCAATCTCGTTTCAAACGCGATCGATGCAATGCACTCAGTTGTAGGTCGGTCCAAGAATCTCATGATCCGTGCTCGGCGGATCGACGACAACTCGATATTGACCGAGATCGAAGACTCCGGCACCGGAGTTTTAGATCATGAGAAGATTTTTGAGACCTTCTTTACAACCAAAGAAAACGGCATGGGGATGGGCCTCTCGGTCTGCAGGACCATCGTCACGGCTCATGGAGGTCGTTTATGGGCCTCCCCGGCATTTACATCCGGCACTGTCTTCTCGTTCACGATTCCGATTGAAACTGAGACACCTGAGGAAGTTATAACACCCACGTAG